The genomic window CTTACATGTATTCGTGGGCAGCCAATGTGTCATGGTTTTCCCCATGCTGGAACGACTTTGTCTATTTGGGACTGACTAGGACGATGACGCGATCTGATGTGATCGCAGGCTTCCCTTGGCTCGACCAATGAGAAGAGTCAAAAATGCAGAGTTTATCCACCCTGGACTTCATCTGACTTGAACTTTTCAAGGACTCCCCGGGCGTCGGCCGGCTTTGGAGGGAACCCGGCCTCGCGGGCTCCGGGACAGACGAGGACTTCTCAGACCAAGATTGAGGCTCATTGTTCATGGTCCATTCTTCTTTAATCACCTTCCGCATTCGATCGAGTCTTGTGGACTCCCGGCTTCTTCCCCCGTCTGATGCTCCGTCTGACCCTCAGCGGTTCATCTTCACGTCCAAACAGCCGGTTCTGGGTCTGGGTATCGCCTCAAACCCGTGGCTCTGGAACGCATCCGGCTGAATTGGTGTAGTAATACGACGTTTCTACTTGACAATGACCGAGATTATGACAGTTGCATCCCACGTCCACCTGAACAACCCATTGGCAGCGCCAAGACGGATCACCAACTAGACGCCCATGGTGTGATCGGGCGATGCAGTCTATATGCAACTCTGTTTTTCTCCCATGCACCCGATCTGCACCGGAATCTGGAGACGCCGTTGCATGATGTTCCCGTCAGTCTACCATGCTATGCCCACTTTCTCGCCGCGGAACGGACTGTCCGGTAGTACAAGTGTACGCGGCTCGAGCGTCTGGATCAAACATTCGGGACACACGTTGCACCCGGGTGCGGCAGTTGTCCCTGTCAGGGCAGAGCCGTACTCCCCGAATATCCTTGCCTGTACATATGAGGCAGTATGCAAAAGCGCCGAATACAATCTGACATGAATACGAGTGCCAGACAATTCACCATATTCACCCCAAGACACGTCAACCATGCAGCCTCTGTCCTTTTGTCCGTAGACAACTCACCTGCCTCTTCACTCCTAGGCCCATCACATCAGCGGATTTTACAAAAGTTCAGGCAAGACAACTTGAATTCTCTTGGCCTACCGGTGTTGGTGAAGCCATTGGTCCCAGCTCCCTCGAGGCTAGTTCGTTGTTGGGTTCTTGCCGATGACGTGCCCGgggccaaggcccaggcccTTGACGATCCCGCGTCCCGATACAGCCACGTTGGGAGAACCTGGTAAATGTCACTCGATTTCAATGCCCTTGTGTCCGCTTGGAGACGGCTTTCCTCGGCGGTTGGGTAAACATGTGAAGTTGGACGTGGTGTTGAGATTTTTCAAACGAGGCTCATCTCATGTCTGGTCTAGGCGAGGGCGTAGAACCCGACGGCGTGAAAAAACTTGACAATATTTGCCAAGGTGATTGCTCAGATCATGAAAGGGTGATCATTGCTGTAACGTTCAAGCTGCATGTTTGCAATTCAGCCACTGGATGGAGTGATTCAGGCCAAGGCAAGCAATTTGCAACTCTGCAACGAGGCGATACACAGCATTACACAACACTTTGCTTATGAATTTGATGAACGTAACAGGCATATACTCCGTACTCCCCGTTTCTCCGCAACGGCTCCAGGTCCAGGGGGCCAGAGCTGTTCTTTTCCTGCACAGCAAGGCGGTTGTGGCGTTAGCTCAAGTGTGGCTCCCGTGGCTTGAGCTAGAGCGGCTGCCGGCTACTAGACTCGACGGCGTCTAAGGCGTCATAATGCCGGCGCGGCAgagttttctttttttctccaCGTGGGTTCGTGGTGGTAAGTTCGGTGAGTCAAGGTGAGCAGGGTGGTGGTGTAAGCTCCAGGTAGCTTACCCTACACATTTTGGAAGAATGTGGTTTTTGTGGcttggaggagcagaagTTATGCCTCGGAATTATACTGTATTATGGTTCACGATTAGTTGTATTTCATTTTATTGAGACCATACCTATAATGGCTTTATTGTCGTGAATACTGACGCCGAGCAGGTGTGAAGTGCCCCAAAGCGCGACCATTTCAATTCAACACTGAAGCTCCAAAACATGTGAACCTCGTTCTGTTTACAGAAGACACTGATTTAATATGGCCATTTCTATAGGTAGTTCAATACATAAATCTCTggttaaaaataatattaaccATTGCAGCTGCACGAGTGCGTCATCTGGGGTGGGATCTCCCAATGCGCAGTGTCGCGTCCGAGAAGCACCACGAGCCTGATACCAATTTCCGGCGCAAGCCATCCTAATATTTTAGAGAGTAAGATGAAACTCTTTGAAAGGAGTTCATTTACACTCGCTGAGGTCTAGGGCCTAATAATCCGAGTACCAATTTGTGCCTGTAGGTCAAGTCTTCTGCCGCCATGGCCTGAAGCCGAGAGGCTCTGAACACTCATCGATTGAAATGCCAACTTTGAAGTTCATAAACTGTAGAGAGATAATCCATCGCCATTCTCGTAAAAGCCGACGTGTTTCGATTTCCTAGACTGTGAATGGCATGACGCGGTCATCTCTGGAGGGCGAATTCGATCGTGATGTGACTGTATTCACATTCGACAAACCGCGATAGTTTAAAGAGATGAACTTGGGATGAAGAATTGGGGGATTTTCTCTCAAACTCTGACGTGGAAAAGCCAGTAGATCGCAGTGACATGGTGATCGTACAATCAATGACTGTCACCTCTGGCGCCAGGTCAAGACGAATTGAGGTGAAACAAGCGCAGACAAAAGGACAATCACGAAGAAACGTTGCTAGAAGGTAAGAGGAGTATCGAAGATTACTGTGATAACAACTGTGATAACACAAGCGTTGTCTCTGATGCCTGGTTCTTTGCGACGCTGACGCATTCACTCAACAATGCCTTGGCAGTGGTTTTGCTGGAATCCTTTGCTACGGGTGCCTAAAGACAACATCTCGGATCATGGAGAGTTGCGTATGACAAGGCGGGCCGACAGAGTTTGTGTATCCGTCCTATAAAATAAGTGGACAGTTGCGCCTCCATGACGATAGATCAAGTAGGTATCCGTGCAGATCAATGGCAGCTCCGGTGTTGAGACAAGGTGGACAGTGCATCGGGACGACAAGTACTTCTGAAAAGCTCTGTCAGCATGATCGGGAGCTTCAGTGGATAAATGAGTAAACAATTCATTGTGTTCGAGATCAAAACAAAGGGATATGATAATGACATTCGACAAATAACAAAAGAAAATGTAAATAAACGAAACTCTATGTGATCATGACAGCTTGCGTTGTGCAACGGACGGTCATGAAATCAACGACTGTGCGCCCAACCCCTCACCAATTCACAAAAGTTGTCTCACTAATCACCTCGGTGGAATCAGTGATCAAGCAACTACCAAACAACACGATACTTATCTTAGCAAAGAACAAAGCCGCTTATTCCCCTGCAAGCAGCTGGCCACCTCGTACTCCTTGACTGTGGCTGAAGCTCCTGTGGCTTGTcgtcagcctcaacctccatTAAGCCAAACGCGTCGCATAGCAACGCGCCGCGACCAACTTGCGACCGTCACCAACATCAGTGACGCAATAGCGCTCCCAGATCCTTTCCATCAGCATCCTCCAACGCGCTTGGGGCATCCACGACAAGGCAATTCCGCCCTGTGCTCTCCCGTGATGCTTCCGCCGCACGCAGGTACTGCTCAGGCGCAAAGTCCGCATCGTGCGACCATCGGCTGACTCTTGATAGATCCTTACGACGTTCCTGCTTCACCGTTGAGGGCCAAGAATCGCACAATGGCCACCGATACACCCTCCAAGGACGGCGACGTCATCACCGCTCGCGACAAGGCTGTCGATGGCCACAAGGCGTCGCCCGCTGCTAGAATCGGAACTCCTCGGGGAACCCCCAGAGGCACCCCCAGAGGAACTCCTAGAGCAACTCCCAAGATTGCTACCCCCGCAAACGACGAAAAGCCCGATCGCTCCActcccgccgccgccgaacCGACCGAGCCGAAGAGCATTGATAAGCGCAACGGAGACAAGGACGCTCAGGTGAATGGTGATGCTCCCGCCGCATCCGCCGATAAGCCGGCCGAGTTtagagatgatgtcgagattgacgagTTCGTCGACCATCGCGTCGACGAGGCGACATCGACCGTGGATATCCAAGTAAAGTGGGAGGGTGGTGAGACTACCTGGGAGACGGAATGGAGTCTGCAGGAGCAAGTTCCCACGCTCGTCTTCAAGTACTGGGACAAGCTCGAAGGACGCGATACTGCGACCGGCCTGGATATCTACCACGtcttcaagatcctcaagcgCACTAGCCTTCCCGGAaagtccaagaagcctcAGTACATGTACCAGGTCCAGTGGGTTGGATACCGCCGCACCGACTCGACGTGGGAGCACGAGGACAAGCTGAGAGAGATTGCCCCGGCTGAGCTGGAAAAgtttgaggccaaggagttGGCGAATGGAGCGGTTTCTCAGAAGCGCAAGAATGCACGTGGTCCTGGACGACCACGCAAGAGGGCGAGGGCTGACTTGGACTGAGGGAGTGGATGATACGGTCGAT from Fusarium keratoplasticum isolate Fu6.1 chromosome 10, whole genome shotgun sequence includes these protein-coding regions:
- a CDS encoding Chromo domain-containing protein, translating into MLPPHADPYDVPASPLRAKNRTMATDTPSKDGDVITARDKAVDGHKASPAARIGTPRGTPRGTPRGTPRATPKIATPANDEKPDRSTPAAAEPTEPKSIDKRNGDKDAQVNGDAPAASADKPAEFRDDVEIDEFVDHRVDEATSTVDIQVKWEGGETTWETEWSLQEQVPTLVFKYWDKLEGRDTATGLDIYHVFKILKRTSLPGKSKKPQYMYQVQWVGYRRTDSTWEHEDKLREIAPAELEKFEAKELANGAVSQKRKNARGPGRPRKRARADLD